The following proteins come from a genomic window of Spongiibacter tropicus DSM 19543:
- a CDS encoding elongation factor P hydroxylase translates to MIELAEQWVIDGAPLDRQIAAVFDRCFAGDYRTQLCGGAEEPLYVPAGSLGELHTVWYREDFARSALHEAAHWCIAGDARRQLDDYGYWYEPDGRNEVQQREFERVESCPQALEWFFAMAAGLPFRVSIDNLSGGDIDDFPFALAVWQRAHRYASEGLPPRAERFRRALAVAFCQPLAIDASRLLLTDLRS, encoded by the coding sequence ATGATTGAGCTGGCCGAACAATGGGTGATTGACGGGGCGCCGCTGGATCGTCAGATTGCGGCTGTGTTCGATCGCTGTTTTGCCGGAGACTACCGAACACAGCTCTGCGGTGGTGCAGAGGAGCCCCTTTATGTACCGGCAGGGAGCCTGGGTGAGCTTCACACGGTCTGGTACCGCGAAGACTTTGCCCGCAGCGCCTTGCACGAAGCGGCGCATTGGTGCATTGCCGGTGATGCACGGCGGCAGTTGGATGACTACGGCTATTGGTATGAGCCAGACGGTCGCAACGAGGTACAGCAGCGCGAATTTGAACGGGTGGAGAGTTGCCCTCAGGCGCTGGAGTGGTTCTTTGCCATGGCGGCGGGTTTGCCGTTTCGCGTTAGTATCGACAATCTCTCTGGCGGAGATATTGATGATTTTCCCTTTGCCCTGGCCGTATGGCAGCGGGCGCATCGCTACGCGTCCGAAGGGCTGCCCCCGCGGGCGGAGCGTTTTCGGCGGGCGTTGGCTGTGGCGTTTTGTCAGCCGCTGGCGATCGATGCCAGCCGTTTGCTGCTGACGGATTTGCGTTCCTGA
- a CDS encoding YheU family protein, translating to MMSEYLEIPWQKLSEDAFEGMLQEMVSRDGTDYGEQELSEAEKIAQLREALKSERAFIAFCPETESWSVLPRAR from the coding sequence ATGATGTCCGAGTATTTGGAAATTCCCTGGCAAAAACTGAGTGAAGACGCCTTTGAAGGCATGCTGCAGGAAATGGTCAGTCGCGATGGTACCGACTACGGCGAGCAGGAGCTGAGTGAGGCGGAGAAGATTGCGCAATTGCGTGAGGCACTGAAGAGCGAACGCGCCTTTATTGCCTTTTGCCCGGAAACCGAAAGCTGGTCGGTGTTGCCCCGTGCGCGGTGA
- the tusA gene encoding sulfurtransferase TusA: MTENADHHLDTSGLTCPEPVMLLHNKIRDMPSGEVLEILATDPATTRDIPKFCNFLGHELLDQQHSDSEYRYWVRKA; encoded by the coding sequence ATGACTGAGAACGCCGACCACCATCTCGACACCAGCGGGCTGACCTGCCCGGAGCCGGTGATGCTGTTACACAACAAAATTCGCGATATGCCGTCGGGCGAGGTGCTGGAAATTCTGGCGACTGACCCGGCTACGACCCGCGACATTCCCAAATTCTGCAACTTTCTCGGCCATGAGCTGCTGGACCAGCAGCACAGTGACAGCGAGTACCGTTACTGGGTACGTAAGGCCTGA
- a CDS encoding MTH1187 family thiamine-binding protein — MQVQVEFCVIPINAGESLSPYIAECQKILDEAGLSCQLHAFGTNIEGEWEVVMAAIKHCHQRIHEMGAARIHTQLKIGSRVDRPQSLQDKIDSVQALQQAQQQQ, encoded by the coding sequence ATGCAGGTACAGGTCGAATTTTGTGTTATCCCCATCAATGCCGGTGAGTCACTATCACCCTATATTGCCGAGTGTCAGAAGATCCTTGATGAGGCTGGCTTGTCTTGTCAGTTGCATGCTTTTGGCACCAATATCGAAGGGGAGTGGGAAGTCGTGATGGCGGCGATCAAACACTGTCACCAGCGTATTCACGAGATGGGCGCTGCGCGAATCCACACCCAGCTCAAGATCGGCAGCCGTGTGGATCGGCCGCAGTCGTTGCAAGATAAAATCGACAGCGTGCAGGCGTTGCAACAGGCGCAGCAACAGCAGTAA
- a CDS encoding 5'-3' exonuclease yields MSRFYGIDASVYIFQAYFARQARHVSEQGFPLNALEGYLETLLKFLHSERPAHVLVAFDESLGRGYRERLYPAYKSRRVLPDEALAYQLRACRRLSEALGLYCHAEAEFEADDILASAARQAREQRLAVTIVSRDKDLAQLLCADADRLWHFGSAPRSAEDWRRERGVACERVADFLAVAGDTVDDIPGLKGVGEKTAKVIFEHYPSLDAIYRDLDGLAALPVRGAKGLRDKFANAREKLFLFRQLCRLRDDLALPGFEQAALRKPAVDDWMGQGEALGLSANYLYTLQSRYPRAFVAPTGAKS; encoded by the coding sequence ATGTCGCGTTTCTATGGCATCGATGCGTCGGTGTACATCTTTCAGGCCTATTTTGCCCGGCAGGCGCGCCACGTGAGTGAACAGGGCTTTCCGCTGAACGCACTGGAAGGCTATCTGGAAACCTTGCTCAAGTTTCTGCACAGCGAGCGTCCTGCTCATGTCCTGGTCGCCTTTGATGAAAGCCTGGGACGCGGCTATCGCGAGCGTCTGTATCCCGCGTACAAGTCTCGCCGTGTGCTGCCTGACGAGGCACTGGCCTACCAGCTTCGCGCCTGTCGGCGCTTGAGCGAGGCCTTGGGCCTGTACTGCCATGCGGAGGCCGAGTTCGAGGCGGATGATATTCTCGCCAGTGCTGCCCGACAGGCGCGAGAACAGCGCCTTGCGGTGACTATCGTCAGTCGCGACAAAGATCTAGCGCAACTCTTGTGTGCTGACGCCGATCGTCTGTGGCACTTTGGCAGTGCGCCGCGTTCCGCTGAGGACTGGCGACGTGAGCGGGGTGTGGCTTGCGAGCGTGTAGCGGATTTTCTCGCGGTGGCAGGGGATACGGTAGATGATATTCCGGGGCTGAAGGGCGTCGGCGAGAAGACCGCGAAAGTGATTTTTGAACACTACCCCTCGCTGGACGCAATTTACCGCGACTTGGATGGCCTAGCGGCCTTACCGGTGAGGGGGGCCAAAGGCCTGCGTGATAAGTTTGCCAATGCCCGAGAAAAGCTGTTTCTCTTCCGGCAGCTCTGTCGCTTGCGGGATGATCTGGCGTTGCCCGGTTTTGAGCAGGCGGCCTTGCGCAAGCCCGCAGTCGATGACTGGATGGGGCAGGGCGAAGCGCTGGGCTTATCGGCAAACTATCTCTACACACTTCAGTCACGCTATCCCCGTGCGTTTGTCGCGCCAACAGGAGCGAAGTCATGA
- a CDS encoding 4-phosphoerythronate dehydrogenase produces MIIYADENVPEAETLFAPFGELRRFAGRSLTAADLRDADALVVRSVTRVNAALLSGSPVRFVGSCTIGRDHLDTAFMDAQGIQWATAPGCNADSVVDYVVSVLCLDRQRWASLLSGERQVGIVAFGNVGRRLADRLAGLDIPCCAYDPLLAPTEDARLSSLDAVLACDVLCLHAPLTRGGEYPSFHMLDAAQLSRLPSSSLVVSAGRGEVVATEELLQLRELRPDIELALDVWEGEPGVSRELAGRCLIATPHIAGYSLDGKIAGSRAIAEQLLAHCQHRGLKAPAALAATRLPEPVVELSESYGAELLREAALAVYDPRGDDRRFRESLLADDPAAAFDGLRKHYPERREFAYCRYVGEQLDTAGFNLLAALQGSR; encoded by the coding sequence ATGATTATCTACGCTGATGAAAATGTGCCCGAGGCCGAGACCTTGTTCGCGCCCTTTGGTGAACTGCGTCGCTTTGCGGGTCGCTCACTGACCGCTGCCGATCTGCGCGATGCCGATGCGCTGGTTGTGCGCTCGGTCACTCGGGTCAACGCTGCCTTACTGTCTGGCAGTCCGGTGCGATTTGTCGGCTCCTGCACCATTGGTCGCGATCATTTAGATACGGCGTTTATGGACGCGCAGGGAATACAGTGGGCCACGGCACCGGGCTGCAATGCAGATTCTGTGGTGGACTACGTAGTCAGCGTACTGTGTCTGGATCGCCAGCGCTGGGCGTCGTTGCTGAGCGGAGAGCGGCAGGTGGGAATTGTCGCATTCGGCAATGTTGGCCGGCGACTGGCAGATCGTTTGGCCGGGCTGGATATTCCCTGTTGTGCCTATGACCCGCTGTTGGCCCCGACAGAAGATGCCCGTCTGAGCAGTCTTGATGCCGTGCTTGCTTGCGACGTGCTATGCCTCCATGCGCCGCTGACACGCGGTGGCGAGTATCCCAGCTTCCATATGCTGGATGCGGCACAACTGTCGCGGTTGCCATCCTCATCGCTGGTTGTCAGTGCGGGGCGTGGCGAGGTCGTGGCTACCGAAGAGTTATTGCAGCTTAGGGAGCTGAGGCCGGATATCGAGTTGGCACTGGATGTATGGGAGGGGGAGCCGGGTGTAAGCCGCGAGCTTGCCGGGCGGTGTCTTATCGCCACACCGCATATTGCCGGTTACAGCCTGGATGGAAAAATTGCCGGTAGCCGGGCTATCGCTGAGCAGTTGCTGGCCCACTGTCAGCATCGTGGACTGAAGGCGCCCGCTGCACTGGCGGCGACCCGACTGCCGGAGCCTGTCGTTGAGCTGAGTGAGTCGTACGGCGCTGAGCTGCTTCGAGAAGCGGCTCTGGCCGTGTACGATCCCCGCGGTGACGATAGGAGATTTCGCGAGTCACTGCTTGCCGACGATCCGGCTGCAGCGTTTGATGGCTTGCGTAAACACTATCCCGAACGGCGGGAGTTTGCTTACTGCCGTTACGTA
- a CDS encoding MFS transporter encodes MTQQLPYWRLSAFYFFYFGLLGTWLPYWSLYLKSLGYSSGEIGILSALVMVTKVIAPNIWGYLADRYDCRTRIIRLGSLMAILAFAGVFWRQDFYWLAAVVVGYSFFWNAVLSQFDVLTLSHLSGRYARYSLIRVWGSIGFIVAVLAVGAWLDYHPIAHLLLIITGLLTAIWLGSLLVAENPQGLSRGDRSPGSLRRILSKPAVLAFFATSFLLQFSHGPYYTFFSIYLEGEGYSTTATGMLWSLGVLAEVLLFMGMHRLLARFSLRHILIASLALTALRWWMIAEFAASTALLIVAQCLHAASFGSAHAAAVETIRRFFTAHHGQGMALYSGLSFGAGGAMGALFSGYAWDISARYSFWVAAAAAALAAWLAWRYFETPTTSADANHRSAPTAGVD; translated from the coding sequence ATGACGCAACAGCTGCCGTACTGGCGACTGTCAGCCTTTTACTTTTTCTACTTCGGCCTGCTCGGCACGTGGTTGCCGTATTGGTCGCTGTACCTGAAATCGCTGGGCTACTCCTCGGGTGAGATCGGTATTCTGTCGGCGCTGGTAATGGTCACCAAGGTGATTGCGCCCAATATCTGGGGTTATCTCGCCGACCGTTACGACTGCCGTACCCGCATTATTCGCCTTGGTTCGCTGATGGCGATACTGGCCTTTGCCGGGGTGTTCTGGCGGCAGGATTTCTATTGGCTTGCCGCTGTGGTGGTAGGCTACAGTTTTTTCTGGAATGCGGTGCTGTCGCAGTTCGACGTACTCACCCTCAGCCACCTCAGTGGGCGTTATGCACGCTATTCGCTGATCCGGGTGTGGGGATCGATCGGCTTTATTGTCGCCGTATTGGCGGTGGGCGCATGGCTGGATTATCACCCAATCGCGCACCTTTTGCTGATTATCACCGGCCTGCTTACCGCTATCTGGCTCGGCAGCCTGCTGGTTGCTGAGAATCCCCAGGGGCTCAGTCGCGGTGATCGCAGCCCTGGCTCGCTGAGACGTATTCTGAGCAAGCCGGCGGTACTGGCGTTCTTTGCTACCAGCTTTCTACTGCAGTTTTCCCACGGCCCGTACTATACCTTTTTCAGTATTTATCTGGAGGGAGAGGGATACAGTACGACCGCGACGGGTATGCTCTGGTCGCTGGGCGTGCTGGCGGAAGTTTTGCTGTTTATGGGGATGCATCGGCTGCTGGCGCGTTTCAGTCTGCGTCATATTCTGATAGCCAGTTTGGCCCTCACCGCGCTGCGCTGGTGGATGATTGCTGAATTTGCGGCTTCTACAGCGCTGCTGATTGTTGCGCAGTGCCTGCATGCCGCGAGTTTTGGCAGCGCTCATGCCGCCGCAGTGGAAACTATCCGGCGCTTCTTTACCGCCCATCACGGGCAGGGCATGGCCTTGTACAGCGGGCTGAGCTTTGGTGCTGGCGGCGCCATGGGCGCACTGTTCAGCGGTTATGCCTGGGATATCAGCGCCCGTTACAGTTTTTGGGTGGCGGCTGCAGCCGCGGCACTGGCCGCCTGGCTGGCCTGGCGCTATTTTGAGACCCCAACCACGTCTGCCGATGCCAATCATCGTTCAGCGCCAACGGCTGGGGTAGACTGA
- a CDS encoding glycine cleavage system protein R — MNTSLVFTFISKDRPGLVETLSAAIADANGSWQESRMTRLAGQFAGIGRVNIAKDKRDVLVSALQALSADGITVSIDNSDSDSGEAAEQLCHLQIVGNDRPGIVREVSRALKERQLNVTELSSNITSAPMTGEPLFEASVTAALPPGCDLDELEDAMEDIAELLSVDIDIERG, encoded by the coding sequence TTGAATACATCACTGGTTTTCACCTTTATCAGCAAGGACCGCCCCGGTCTTGTAGAAACCCTTTCCGCGGCCATTGCCGATGCCAACGGCAGCTGGCAGGAAAGCCGTATGACCCGGCTGGCAGGTCAATTTGCCGGTATCGGCCGGGTGAATATCGCCAAGGACAAACGCGACGTGCTGGTCAGCGCGCTGCAAGCGCTGTCCGCTGACGGAATCACAGTGAGTATCGACAACAGCGACAGCGATAGCGGAGAAGCCGCCGAGCAGCTCTGCCATCTGCAGATTGTTGGCAACGACCGCCCGGGCATTGTTCGGGAAGTCAGCCGCGCGCTGAAAGAGCGCCAGCTCAATGTGACCGAGCTGAGCTCAAACATCACCAGTGCGCCCATGACCGGCGAGCCGCTGTTCGAGGCCAGCGTTACCGCCGCTCTGCCGCCGGGTTGTGATCTGGATGAACTGGAAGACGCGATGGAAGATATCGCGGAATTGCTGAGTGTGGATATTGATATTGAACGGGGCTAA
- a CDS encoding gamma-glutamylcyclotransferase family protein, translating to MICNYYFAYGSNMNPARMRARGLSFIDLWAARLPGYGLRFNKAAHNQPGVAYANIVPTSNSCVEGVLYALTSGQDIDKMDHFEGTPVRYSRECLQVSGDFGHRSAWVYLANPAFVCEGLLPQSRYLEHLLAGEAYLSPSYLDFLRQQPCQHVESGCPERGLLFND from the coding sequence GTGATCTGCAACTACTATTTCGCCTATGGCTCCAATATGAACCCGGCGCGGATGCGCGCCAGGGGCTTGTCGTTTATTGATCTTTGGGCCGCGCGTTTACCCGGTTACGGCCTGCGTTTTAACAAGGCTGCACACAACCAGCCCGGGGTGGCTTATGCCAATATCGTGCCGACCAGTAATAGCTGCGTTGAAGGCGTGCTCTATGCACTGACCAGCGGGCAGGATATCGACAAGATGGATCATTTTGAGGGCACCCCCGTACGTTACAGTCGAGAATGCCTGCAAGTGTCCGGCGATTTCGGACATCGTTCGGCCTGGGTATATCTCGCTAACCCAGCTTTTGTTTGCGAGGGCTTGTTGCCACAAAGCCGCTATCTGGAGCACTTATTGGCGGGGGAGGCGTATCTTTCGCCGAGTTATCTGGATTTTCTCCGGCAGCAGCCTTGCCAGCATGTCGAGTCTGGTTGTCCGGAGCGGGGGCTGCTCTTTAATGATTGA